The Panacibacter microcysteis genome includes a window with the following:
- a CDS encoding BamA/OMP85 family outer membrane protein, with protein MQRFYKSLLALFVFGLSGLAVEAQVADTSITSLDPELLNILNQTTPQKYKIADIKVTGNKYFDQALLTSVAGLNVGDEVTLPGGDNFAKAINKLWAQNYFSDVAIYLTKLDGNNISIEINVTERPRLSNYYLRNVNKSEQDDLGPKTGLVKGRVVTENMKRTAIDAIDKFYFEKGFRNVKVNIETIRDTTLENSVVLYLYINKGSKVKINQINLIGNETVNELKLKKQMKGTKEMTRLTLFPPKDSGGIANPSRYTFSEYLHDKGYLTFTKTRRVLDPYVRLKIFSNAKFDEKKYEEDKEKIIEYYNSLGNRDAAIVQDKVYSNARGNINIDLKVDEGHKYYFGNITWKGNSKYSDSLLTVILGVKKGDIYNAELLNKKLGKSISPEGGDISGLYMDDGYLFFQVNPIETAVYNDTIDFEIKIQEGPQARWKNVRIAGNDRTKEYVIRRELRTLPGEKFSRSDVIRSQREIANLSFFDQEKISPNIVPNPEDGTVDVTWNVVEKSSDQLELSAGFGGGIGLTGTVGVSFNNFSIKNIWNKKAWDPLPVGDGQKLSLRVQSNGRAYRSYNVSFTEPWLGGKKRNAFTVSFYDTKFANAYDYTTGTYTKAAADTSFFKTTGASIGLQKQLKWPDDYFSFGASLSFARYKLKNYPISQTLKLPDGSLFRNGFSNNLSLRLNLTRYSLDQQIFPRTGSNFNLSLALTPPYSLFNKNIVNSSNPYSWIEYHKWRFTGEWYVPIGKPAGEERNRQFVLKLAAKFGYLGRYNKDLEISPFERFQVGDAGLSNTYALLGYDIIAQRGYPVYETSDPRVNPDQQGASQYFTMFNKYTLELRYPFSTAASSTIYGLTFFEAANGWYSFKDYNPFQLRRSVGVGVRFFLPMFGLLGFDYGIGLDRMKNGGSLKDASRFTFMLGFEPD; from the coding sequence ATGCAGCGATTTTATAAGTCTTTATTAGCGCTATTTGTTTTTGGTTTATCAGGTCTTGCAGTTGAAGCCCAGGTTGCCGATACATCAATTACATCTTTAGATCCAGAACTGCTTAATATTTTAAACCAGACCACCCCTCAGAAATATAAAATTGCTGATATAAAGGTTACAGGCAACAAATATTTTGACCAGGCCCTGCTTACATCGGTAGCCGGTTTAAATGTTGGTGACGAAGTAACACTGCCCGGCGGTGATAATTTTGCAAAAGCGATCAACAAACTCTGGGCGCAGAATTACTTTAGCGATGTGGCCATTTATCTTACAAAACTGGACGGCAATAATATTTCGATAGAAATCAATGTAACAGAAAGGCCCCGCTTATCTAACTATTACCTGCGCAACGTAAATAAATCTGAGCAGGATGATCTTGGCCCTAAAACAGGGTTAGTAAAAGGACGTGTGGTTACGGAAAACATGAAGCGTACCGCTATTGACGCGATTGACAAATTTTATTTTGAAAAAGGTTTCCGTAACGTAAAAGTAAACATTGAGACCATAAGGGATACAACGCTTGAAAACTCGGTGGTTTTATACCTTTATATAAATAAAGGCAGTAAAGTAAAGATCAACCAGATCAACCTTATTGGCAATGAAACAGTGAATGAGCTTAAGCTGAAAAAGCAAATGAAGGGTACAAAAGAAATGACCCGCTTAACACTGTTTCCACCCAAAGACTCTGGCGGTATTGCCAATCCTTCCCGTTATACTTTCAGCGAATACCTGCACGACAAAGGATACCTTACTTTTACCAAAACACGCCGGGTACTTGACCCCTATGTACGCCTGAAGATTTTTTCCAACGCAAAATTCGATGAGAAGAAATACGAAGAAGACAAAGAAAAAATCATTGAATACTACAACTCGCTGGGTAACCGGGATGCAGCCATTGTTCAGGATAAAGTGTATTCAAATGCCAGGGGAAATATCAATATTGATCTTAAAGTTGATGAAGGGCACAAATACTATTTTGGCAATATTACCTGGAAAGGCAATTCTAAATATTCCGATTCTTTGCTTACCGTTATTCTTGGTGTGAAGAAAGGAGATATTTACAATGCCGAGTTACTGAATAAAAAACTTGGTAAAAGTATTTCTCCTGAGGGTGGAGACATTAGCGGGTTGTATATGGATGATGGCTATCTCTTCTTCCAGGTTAACCCGATTGAGACCGCTGTTTACAATGATACCATCGATTTTGAGATCAAGATACAGGAAGGCCCACAGGCCAGATGGAAAAATGTTCGTATTGCGGGCAATGACCGTACAAAGGAATATGTGATAAGGCGCGAACTTAGAACATTACCGGGTGAGAAATTCAGCCGTAGCGATGTGATCCGTTCTCAGCGTGAGATTGCCAACCTCAGCTTCTTCGACCAGGAAAAGATTTCTCCCAATATTGTTCCAAACCCGGAAGATGGTACAGTAGATGTTACCTGGAATGTGGTTGAAAAATCCAGCGACCAGCTTGAGCTTAGCGCAGGTTTTGGTGGCGGTATTGGTCTTACTGGTACGGTAGGTGTTTCGTTCAATAACTTTTCAATAAAAAACATCTGGAACAAAAAAGCATGGGATCCGTTACCCGTTGGTGATGGCCAGAAGTTAAGCCTGCGTGTACAAAGTAATGGCCGTGCTTACCGTTCTTACAACGTATCATTTACTGAACCATGGCTGGGTGGCAAAAAAAGAAACGCGTTCACCGTAAGTTTTTACGATACAAAATTTGCCAATGCTTACGATTACACAACCGGTACCTATACCAAGGCAGCGGCCGACACTTCTTTTTTCAAAACAACAGGTGCTTCTATTGGTTTACAAAAGCAGTTGAAATGGCCTGATGACTATTTCTCTTTTGGAGCCTCATTAAGCTTTGCACGTTATAAACTGAAGAACTATCCAATTTCACAAACATTGAAATTGCCCGATGGTAGTTTATTCAGGAACGGTTTTTCCAACAACCTTAGTCTGAGGTTGAACCTTACAAGGTATTCGCTCGATCAGCAGATATTCCCCCGCACAGGTTCCAATTTCAACCTGAGCCTTGCATTAACACCGCCTTACTCTTTGTTTAACAAGAATATCGTTAATTCATCTAATCCATATAGCTGGATCGAATACCACAAATGGCGCTTTACCGGCGAGTGGTATGTACCAATTGGTAAACCGGCAGGTGAAGAAAGAAACAGGCAGTTTGTACTTAAGCTTGCTGCCAAGTTTGGTTACCTTGGCCGCTACAACAAAGACCTCGAAATTTCTCCGTTTGAAAGGTTCCAGGTGGGTGATGCAGGCCTTAGTAACACTTACGCGCTGCTTGGTTACGATATCATTGCACAAAGAGGTTACCCGGTATACGAAACGTCAGATCCTCGTGTAAACCCTGATCAGCAGGGCGCATCACAATACTTTACCATGTTCAACAAATACACGCTGGAGTTGCGCTATCCGTTCAGCACCGCAGCAAGCAGCACTATTTACGGACTTACCTTCTTCGAAGCGGCAAATGGATGGTATTCGTTTAAAGATTACAACCCGTTCCAGTTGCGTCGTTCAGTAGGTGTAGGTGTAAGGTTCTTCCTGCCAATGTTTGGTTTGCTGGGCTTTGATTATGGTATTGGCCTGGACAGAATGAAGAATGGCGGTTCGCTTAAAGACGCATCAAGGTTTACCTTTATGCTGGGCTTTGAACCGGATTGA
- a CDS encoding isoprenyl transferase has protein sequence MQDLLEKIDKTRLPKHVAIIMDGNGRWAREKGQDRLYGHFHGVESVRNIVEGAGEIGIQYLTLYAFSTENWDRPAQEVTGLMELLIETIKKEAADLKKNNIKLHVIGDMSMLPDRARKELQEVLDETHDNTSMHLIMALSYSSRWELVNAVKNIAVDVKNGKIEPETINQDTLQRYLTTSEFPDPELMIRTSGEYRISNFLLYQLAYAELYFTNVRWPDFRKENLYEAIIDYQNRERRFGKTGEQVKTEPVH, from the coding sequence ATGCAGGATTTGCTGGAAAAAATAGATAAAACACGCCTTCCGAAACACGTGGCCATTATAATGGACGGTAACGGTCGCTGGGCCAGGGAAAAAGGCCAGGACAGGTTATACGGTCATTTCCATGGCGTGGAAAGTGTACGGAATATTGTTGAAGGCGCCGGCGAAATTGGCATTCAATACCTCACTTTATACGCTTTTAGTACCGAAAACTGGGACCGGCCGGCACAGGAAGTTACCGGTTTAATGGAGCTGCTTATTGAAACCATTAAGAAAGAAGCTGCCGATCTTAAAAAAAACAACATAAAGCTCCATGTTATTGGTGACATGAGCATGTTGCCGGACAGGGCACGGAAGGAACTGCAGGAAGTACTCGATGAAACCCACGACAACACCAGCATGCACCTGATTATGGCACTTAGCTATAGCAGCCGCTGGGAGCTGGTAAACGCCGTAAAAAATATTGCTGTTGATGTAAAAAATGGCAAAATTGAACCTGAAACCATCAACCAAGATACGTTGCAGCGTTATTTAACCACCAGCGAATTCCCCGATCCTGAACTAATGATAAGAACCAGCGGTGAATACCGGATCAGCAACTTTCTTTTATACCAGTTAGCTTATGCAGAATTGTATTTTACAAATGTCAGGTGGCCTGATTTCAGGAAAGAGAACCTGTACGAAGCAATTATTGATTATCAAAACAGGGAACGCAGATTTGGTAAAACAGGAGAGCAGGTAAAGACTGAACCGGTGCATTAA